In one window of Rhodoligotrophos appendicifer DNA:
- a CDS encoding DUF1488 family protein, protein MMLNSQGEVTCSVTTEALSVLQGPDALLDWLAAFAQHRVTIEAVALAKFRSGLQQPGGTIVVDADDLPRDRDR, encoded by the coding sequence ATGATGCTGAATTCGCAGGGCGAGGTGACCTGCTCGGTCACAACCGAAGCGCTGTCAGTGCTTCAAGGTCCCGATGCGCTTCTCGATTGGCTTGCTGCCTTTGCGCAGCATCGAGTAACGATCGAAGCCGTGGCCCTCGCAAAATTCCGGTCAGGGCTGCAGCAGCCAGGCGGCACGATCGTTGTGGATGCAGACGACTTACCGCGCGATCGGGATCGGTGA